The region CGCCACGTGAACGCCGAGCTGGCCACCCTGCCCGAGCCCTTCGACTTCATCAACGTGCTGTGCGGTCCCACGGGCAGCGGCAAGAGCCGCTTGCTGCAAGTGCTGGACAGCCAAGGCGCGCAAGTGATCGACCTGGAGCAATTGGCGGCCCACCGCGGTTCCGTGCTGGGCGGCTTGCCCGAGGAAGACCAGCCATCGCAAAAAGCGTTTGAAAGCGCGCTGTGGCAGCAACTGCGCACTTTCGACCCGGCACTGCCCGTCTTCATCGAATCGGAAAGCAAGAAAGTGGGCCGTTTGCGCGTGCCCGATGCGCTGATGGAAAAGATGCGCGCAGCCGATTGCACGGACGTGCGCCTGGCCACGGACCAGCGCGTGCAATTGCTGATGCAGGACTATGACCATTTCGTCGGCGACCCGGCGCGCCTGAACGTGCAGCTGGCCCTGCTGACGCAGCTGCATGGCAAGGAAAAAATCGCCCACTGGCAGCAACTGGCCACGTCTGGCCGGATGGCCGAGCTGGTGGAAGAACTGCTGGTACAGCATTACGACCCCGTTTACCGGCAATCCATTGCCCGCAACTTCAGCCGCTATGCCCAGGCGACGCCGCTGGTACTGCCCGATATTTCAAAACATGCCTTTGAGCAAGCCGCGCGCGCATTATGTGCTATCGTCGGCGAACACCGTACCGCCAGCGCCGCGTGATGCCTGGCTTGCCACCTAATTACTTATTTCAGCAGGATGAAGACCATGTCCGATAGCGCAGCAACATCCGTTACACCGATCCGATTGACCGAATTTGCCCATGGCGGCGGCTGCGGCTGCAAAATTGCGCCGGGCGTGCTGGCCGATATTTTAAAGGGCAGCGGCGGCTTTCCCCTGCCGAAGGAATTACTGGTCGGCATAGAAACCTCGGATGACGCGGCCGTCTACCAGCTCAACGACGAGCAGGCGCTGATCGCCACGACGGACTTCTTCATGCCCATCGTCGACGACCCGTTCGACTTCGGCCGCATCGCCGCCACCAATGCCATCTCCGACGTGTACGCCATGGGCGGCACGCCCATCATGGCCCTGGCTCTGGTCGGCATGCCGATCAACAAGCTGCCCGTGGAAACCATCGGCCTCATATTAAAAGGCGGAGAAACCATCTGCGCCCAGGCCGGCATCCCCATTGCGGGCGGCCACACCATCGACTCCGTCGAGCCGATCTATGGCCTGGTCGTGCTGGGCCTCGTGCACCCATCGCAGGTGAAACGCAACGCGGGCGCGCGCGTCGGCGACAAACTGGTATTGGGCAAGCCGATCGGCGTGGGCATCTTGTCGGCCGCGCTGAAGAAAAATGCGCTCGACACGGATGGCTACGCTTCCCTGATCGACAACACCACCAAATTGAATACCCCGGGCAAGAAGCTGGCCCTGCTCGATGGCGTGCATGCGCTGACGGACGTGACAGGCTTCGGCTTGCTGGGCCACACCCTGGAACTGGCGCGCGGCGCCAAGTTGCAGGCGCGCATCGCCATGGATTCCGTGCCGCTGCTGCCGCAAGTGCAGCAACTGGCGCACAACGGCAACATCACGGGCGCCTCCGGCCGCAAC is a window of Janthinobacterium rivuli DNA encoding:
- the mnmH gene encoding tRNA 2-selenouridine(34) synthase MnmH, whose translation is MKYPAVQPFSDILPRLSEFDAIIDVRSPSEFAEDHLPGAINLPVLDDEQRVRVGTLYKQTSAFEAKKLGAALVAKNIARHIEEGLLGHPQHWKPLVYCWRGGNRSGAMAHILARIGWPVTQLEGGYKDYRRHVNAELATLPEPFDFINVLCGPTGSGKSRLLQVLDSQGAQVIDLEQLAAHRGSVLGGLPEEDQPSQKAFESALWQQLRTFDPALPVFIESESKKVGRLRVPDALMEKMRAADCTDVRLATDQRVQLLMQDYDHFVGDPARLNVQLALLTQLHGKEKIAHWQQLATSGRMAELVEELLVQHYDPVYRQSIARNFSRYAQATPLVLPDISKHAFEQAARALCAIVGEHRTASAA
- the selD gene encoding selenide, water dikinase SelD → MSDSAATSVTPIRLTEFAHGGGCGCKIAPGVLADILKGSGGFPLPKELLVGIETSDDAAVYQLNDEQALIATTDFFMPIVDDPFDFGRIAATNAISDVYAMGGTPIMALALVGMPINKLPVETIGLILKGGETICAQAGIPIAGGHTIDSVEPIYGLVVLGLVHPSQVKRNAGARVGDKLVLGKPIGVGILSAALKKNALDTDGYASLIDNTTKLNTPGKKLALLDGVHALTDVTGFGLLGHTLELARGAKLQARIAMDSVPLLPQVQQLAHNGNITGASGRNWQGYGAQVALADSLSAIDKAILTDPQTAGPLLVACAPEAVEQVLAIFRAEGFADAVVIGEMQEGTTGVSVY